Proteins found in one Thermostichus vulcanus str. 'Rupite' genomic segment:
- a CDS encoding diflavin flavoprotein, with translation MATITVEPRSAQAHLTLQTLPIGADTLAIRSQDWDRDRFDIEFALENGTTYNSFLIRGEKVALIDTSHEKFRQLYLDLLHGILDPAEIDYLVVSHTEPDHSGLVKDLLEIAPHLTVVASKVAVQFLEDLVHQPFERLLVKNGDRLDLGKGHVLEFVSAPNLHWPDTILTYDHGTQILYTCDVFGMHYCDDFAWDEHPHLLQSDYKLYYDCLMGPNARSVLSALKRMEALPPIAAIATGHGPLLRHHLVDWVEQYRTWSLEQAKAERMVAVFYLSGYGQAEALAQAIAHGIQKTGVQAELVDFRLVDAHEVRELMNLAMGVVVGMPPQSGPDAAATQVLLKTLLAATHSKQSFGLFESGGEDDESVYLCRNTLQEIGAKEAFAPILLKQPPSEALLQLCEEAGTDLGQWLTRDRSIQQMKALDADLDRALGRISNGLYIITAQKGQAHSAMLASWVAQASSEPPGITIAVAKDRAIESFLQVGDTFVLNVLQEDNYQTLMRHFLKRFPPGADRFAGVKTYPAANGSPILADALAYLECRVASRMETSDHWIVYSTLEAGRVSNLDALTAIHHRKVGNHY, from the coding sequence ATGGCTACTATCACCGTCGAACCGCGTTCAGCCCAAGCTCATCTCACCCTACAGACCTTGCCTATTGGGGCCGATACCCTCGCCATTCGTTCCCAGGATTGGGATCGGGATCGTTTCGACATTGAATTTGCCCTAGAGAACGGCACCACCTACAACTCCTTTTTGATTCGGGGCGAGAAGGTGGCTTTGATCGATACCTCCCACGAGAAGTTTCGCCAGTTGTACCTAGATCTTCTGCACGGGATCCTGGATCCAGCCGAGATCGATTACTTGGTGGTCAGCCACACCGAGCCAGATCACAGTGGATTGGTGAAGGATTTGTTGGAGATTGCCCCTCACCTCACCGTGGTCGCCTCTAAGGTGGCGGTGCAGTTCCTAGAAGACTTGGTGCATCAGCCCTTCGAGCGGCTGCTGGTGAAAAATGGCGACCGATTGGACTTGGGCAAGGGGCATGTTTTGGAGTTTGTCTCCGCCCCCAACCTGCACTGGCCGGACACCATCCTCACCTACGACCACGGCACCCAAATCCTCTACACCTGCGATGTGTTTGGGATGCACTACTGCGATGACTTTGCCTGGGATGAGCACCCCCACCTGCTGCAATCGGACTACAAACTCTACTACGACTGCCTGATGGGGCCGAACGCCCGCTCTGTCTTATCGGCCCTCAAGCGCATGGAGGCCCTACCCCCGATTGCTGCTATTGCCACTGGCCACGGCCCCCTGCTGCGCCATCACCTGGTTGATTGGGTGGAGCAATACCGCACCTGGAGCCTAGAGCAAGCCAAGGCCGAGCGAATGGTGGCTGTGTTTTATCTGTCGGGATATGGCCAGGCGGAAGCCTTAGCCCAAGCGATTGCCCATGGGATCCAAAAAACGGGGGTACAGGCAGAACTGGTGGATTTTCGACTGGTGGATGCCCATGAGGTGCGGGAGCTGATGAACTTGGCCATGGGTGTAGTGGTGGGAATGCCCCCCCAATCCGGGCCAGATGCCGCAGCGACCCAAGTGTTGCTCAAAACCCTGCTGGCAGCCACCCACAGCAAACAAAGCTTTGGCCTGTTTGAATCCGGGGGAGAGGACGATGAGTCGGTCTATCTCTGTCGCAACACCCTCCAGGAAATCGGTGCCAAAGAAGCCTTTGCCCCAATACTGCTCAAGCAGCCCCCTAGCGAGGCCCTGTTGCAATTGTGTGAGGAAGCCGGTACCGACCTAGGACAATGGCTAACCCGGGATCGCAGCATTCAACAGATGAAGGCTTTGGATGCCGATCTGGATCGTGCCTTGGGCCGGATTAGCAACGGCCTTTACATCATCACTGCCCAAAAGGGGCAAGCCCATAGCGCCATGTTGGCCTCCTGGGTGGCCCAAGCCAGCAGCGAGCCACCGGGGATCACCATCGCTGTCGCCAAAGATCGGGCGATTGAGTCCTTTTTACAGGTGGGGGATACCTTTGTTTTGAATGTGTTGCAGGAGGATAATTATCAGACATTGATGCGGCACTTTCTGAAGCGCTTTCCACCGGGGGCCGACCGCTTTGCTGGGGTCAAAACCTACCCTGCCGCCAACGGATCCCCAATCTTGGCCGATGCCTTGGCCTACTTGGAATGCCGGGTGGCCAGCCGCATGGAAACCAGCGATCACTGGATTGTTTACAGCACCTTAGAAGCAGGCCGGGTCTCCAACCTGGATGCTCTGACTGCTATTCATCATCGCAAAGTGGGCAATCACTATTGA
- a CDS encoding precorrin-8X methylmutase, translated as MEWHVTDAESLMIIDQEVGKHELSPAEYEVVRRVIYATADFEYLKLIRFSNEALQAGAAALAARTTIVVDEPMVQVGIALAIQNTFSNPIYCSSEAVTRPQKDKTRSAWGLETLAQRYPEAIFVIGQSQTALSSLVRLILEREVAPALVIATPAGFVDVVKAKQDLADSMVPHIRTEGRKGGPAVAAAVLDSLLDLAWHAYVRASGAEHPSKSTTL; from the coding sequence ATGGAGTGGCATGTGACCGATGCAGAAAGCCTGATGATTATCGATCAGGAGGTCGGCAAGCACGAGCTTTCCCCGGCTGAGTACGAGGTGGTTCGTCGTGTTATTTATGCCACCGCAGACTTTGAGTATCTGAAGTTGATTCGATTCTCCAATGAAGCTCTGCAGGCGGGGGCGGCTGCCCTAGCGGCCCGTACCACCATTGTGGTGGATGAGCCAATGGTACAGGTGGGCATAGCCTTGGCCATTCAAAACACCTTCTCCAATCCCATCTACTGCAGCAGCGAAGCCGTTACCCGTCCGCAAAAGGACAAAACTCGTTCTGCTTGGGGGCTAGAAACCCTCGCCCAACGTTATCCTGAGGCGATTTTCGTGATTGGCCAATCCCAGACGGCCCTTTCCAGCTTGGTGCGGCTGATTTTGGAGCGCGAGGTCGCCCCTGCTTTGGTGATCGCAACACCTGCGGGTTTTGTCGATGTGGTGAAGGCCAAACAGGATCTGGCGGATTCGATGGTACCCCACATTCGGACTGAGGGTCGTAAGGGTGGCCCAGCCGTGGCGGCAGCGGTGTTGGACAGTCTACTGGATCTGGCGTGGCATGCCTATGTGCGGGCGAGTGGGGCCGAGCACCCTAGCAAATCCACTACTTTGTAA
- a CDS encoding histidine triad nucleotide-binding protein, giving the protein MSDTVFGKIIRREIPAQIVYEDETVLAFKDIAPQAPVHILVIPKQPIPGISQAKPEHEQLLGHLLLTAQRVAAEAGLQNGYRLVINEGQEGGQTVFHLHVHVLGGRPMGWPPG; this is encoded by the coding sequence ATGAGCGACACTGTTTTTGGCAAGATCATTCGTAGGGAGATCCCCGCCCAAATTGTTTATGAAGATGAGACGGTTCTGGCCTTCAAAGACATTGCCCCGCAAGCCCCCGTCCATATTTTGGTGATCCCGAAGCAGCCGATCCCTGGCATCTCTCAGGCCAAACCCGAACACGAACAGTTGCTGGGACACCTGTTGTTGACAGCTCAACGGGTGGCTGCCGAGGCAGGTTTGCAGAATGGCTATCGGCTGGTGATCAACGAAGGACAGGAAGGTGGACAAACAGTGTTTCATCTCCACGTGCACGTTCTGGGTGGGCGTCCAATGGGCTGGCCCCCAGGCTAG